In the genome of Shewanella glacialimarina, one region contains:
- a CDS encoding ATP-binding protein, with translation MNSLQLNLNHQVIEQQQFCVELDQFMLNNAINDRQRFKIITCTLEGVNNILQHTECDAANIILLMHCNADRIIVDLLDTAPYHSLPTPTDCPDNNTENGRGLWIMYNWMDQVLNQPTVLGSHLRMSLLRH, from the coding sequence ATGAATAGTTTACAATTAAACTTAAACCATCAAGTTATTGAACAACAACAGTTTTGTGTTGAGCTAGACCAATTTATGCTGAATAACGCGATAAACGACCGCCAAAGATTTAAGATTATTACTTGCACTTTAGAGGGGGTGAATAATATCTTGCAACACACCGAATGTGATGCTGCCAATATCATCTTATTAATGCATTGTAATGCCGACCGAATTATTGTCGATTTATTAGATACCGCGCCCTATCACTCGCTGCCAACGCCAACAGATTGTCCTGATAATAATACCGAAAATGGCAGAGGATTATGGATTATGTATAACTGGATGGATCAGGTTTTAAACCAACCTACGGTATTAGGCAGCCATTTAAGAATGAGCCTATTAAGGCATTAA